A window of the Gossypium hirsutum isolate 1008001.06 chromosome A03, Gossypium_hirsutum_v2.1, whole genome shotgun sequence genome harbors these coding sequences:
- the LOC107939384 gene encoding glycerol-3-phosphate acyltransferase 9 produces the protein MSSGKGGELIPSSSELDLDRPNIEDYLPSGSSIHEPVGKLRLCNLLDISPTLTEAAGAIVDDSFTRCFKSNPPEPWNWNVYLFPLWWCGVVIRYLILFPVRVIVLTVGWIIFLSCFIPVHLLLKGHDKLQKNMERALVELICSFFVASWTGVINYHGPRPSMRPKQVFVANHTSMIDFIILEQMSSFAVIMQKHPGWVGLLQSTILESVGCIWFNRSEAKDRETVTKKLREHSQGVDNNPLLIFPEGTCVNNQYSVMFKKGAFELGCTICPIAIKYNKIFVDAFWNSRKQSFTMHLLQLMTSWAVVCDVWYLEPQNLRPDETPIEFAERVRDIISVRAGLKKVPWDGYLKYSRPSSKHRERKQQSFAESVLRRLEEK, from the exons ATGAGCAGTGGTAAAGGAGGGGAGCTGATCCCATCAAGCTCCGAATTGGACTTGGATCGACCCAACATTGAAGATTATCTCCCTTCCGGATCCTCCATTCACGAGCCCGTCGGCAAGCTTCGCCT ATGCAATTTACTCGATATTTCTCCTACTTTAACTGAAGCTGCTGGTGCCATTGTTGAT GATTCGTTCACGCGATGTTTTAAGTCGAATCCTCCCGAACCGTGGAACTGGAATGTGTATTTGTTTCCTCTTTGGTGGTGTGGTGTGGTAATCCGATACTTGATTTTATTCCCTGTGAG GGTTATAGTTTTGACAGTAGGATGGATAATATTTCTGTCATGCTTCATCCCTGTACACCTCCTACTCAAAGGGCACGATAAGTTGCAGAAAAATATGGAG agGGCTTTGGTGGAGTTAATCTGCAGCTTCTTTGTTGCATCCTGGACTGGAGTGATTAATTACCATGGGCCGCGGCCTAGCATGCGGCCCAAGCAG GTGTTTGTGGCCAATCATACATCTATGATCGATTTCATCATATTAGAACAGATGAGTTCATTTGCTGTCATTATGCAGAAGCACCCTGGATGGGTTG GACTACTGCAGAGCACCATTTTAGAGAGTGTAGGATGTATTTGGTTTAACCGTTCTGAGGCAAAAGATCGGGAAACTGTAACAAAGAA GTTAAGGGAACACAGTCAAGGTGTTGACAATAATCCTCTTCTCATATTTCCTGAAGGGACCTGTGTAAACAATCAATACAGTGTTATGTTTAAGAAG GGTGCATTCGAACTTGGTTGCACAATTTGCCCGATTGCAATAAAGtacaataaaatttttgttgatgCATTTTGGAATAGCCGAAA GCAGTCCTTCACAATGCATCTGTTGCAGCTTATGACATCATGGGCCGTTGTTTGTGATGTGTGGTACCTCGAGCCGCAGAATCTAAGACCTGACGAAACACCAATTGAATTTGCAGAGAG GGTCAGAGACATAATATCCGTTCGAGCAGGTCTTAAGAAGGTTCCATGGGATGGTTATTTGAAGTACTCTCGCCCTAGCTCCAAGCATAGAGAGCGAAA ACAACAAAGCTTTGCTGAATCAGTGCTTCGGAGGCTGGAAGAAAAGTGA